The DNA sequence AAGCTAAATAGTTGAAGTGAGCAATATAAGGAGATCTGGGTAAATCTTAATTTCATATTAAGGTTatatttggttgtaaggggaattaaagggaaaggaagtaaaatttttatacttaaaaaggacatgtaatcattacccatgtgactttgacattaatttcaaatcattccatatttagttataaaatttcactttactttgcatccaacaccgtttgctataatatgtaaaataaaaattatatgtaaaacatatcattactaaatatggtttaaaaaaattaagtagtggGTACAATCATTTGtggtaataattataaaatattatgaaaatttcacttcctttccctttaaattcctaTTGCaatcaaacggagcctaagCATTACAGTTTCGAAGTTTTGAAAGATTTTCCTCACATCACCTTACATTGTTGCATCCATGGTGATGATTACAAGAAAATAATTGATGATACTGAAACAGCTAATTGGATTCCTTCCAGGTATAACAGATTTGTACGTTCATGTTGCTGTTGATAACGAACCAGCAAAGAAGCTGTACATGAAGAGTggttttatatatgaaaatgatGAACCTGCATGGCAAGCCAGGTTTCTGGATAGGCCTAGACGTATGCTTCTATGGATTGGTCTCCCTAGCACTGACAACTTGTAATATTGTGGTGGAAGCCTCAATTATTCATTGAGTGTAAAGGAAGCTTGTTTATATAATGTTAATGTTTGTTTGATTATTCTGAGAAACTATTCTTCAGTGTATAGATTAAATTAAAGCGTGTTGACTGTGATACCTTGGTACataatctcaaatctcaatcaaataattcctttttttctggATAAAACCATTCAAATATGTtcagtttggactttggagtttggtttggtttggttccttTATGAGAGGATGGGGTTGATTTGGGTCAGCTGGTTTTATCCTATAGGGTGACCGCTTCACCCTACATAAGGTTTTGTTTGTTTGAGAGAGAGTGATAAAATCTCTCtttgtcactctctctctctctcccctaaagAAAAGGTCGTCCACCAGGTGTAGTTGTGCATGGGAACTGAAAGCTAACATGTGTCCACAAACTCCACACAGATCTCATAATCTCCTCTCTACCACCTATAAACCTTTCAAAACAGACATCAGGCCTTCACACacactcttctttctctctgaTAGAAACAATTATCAAGAAGGGAAACAACAGTATTGGTAAGAAAACAATGGCGGATCGTTATGGTAGCCAAGTCCAAGCACAGAGAGCAGGTGGcggcggcggtggtggtggtggtggtggcggcggtggtggtggtggcggtgtcATGAGGAAACTGCATGAGCATGCGCCCAATTCGACACAATTGATGGGATTCTTAACGCTGGTGATATCAGGAGGGATACTGCTTCTCCTGACGGGGCTGACGTTGACGGCGACGGTGGTGGGATTGATATTCTTTGCGCCGTTGATCGTGTTGGCGAGCCCGATATGGGTGCCGGTAGGGACGATGTTGTTCATAGGATTGGCTGGGTTGTTGAGCGCGTGTGGGTTTGTGGTGGCGGTTGTGGCTGGTTTGTCGTGGATATACAACTACGTAAGAGGGCGCCACCCTCCTGGATCTCAACGGGTAGATTATGCGAGGAGCAGGCTTGCTGATACGGCTAACCATGTCAAGGATTATGCTAGGGAGTATGGTGGCTTCTTACACACTAGGGTCAAGGATGCCGCTCCTGGCGCTTGAGCTTCCTCAATCTCCCTTCTTCCTGCTCCTCCTAATAATtactttcttcttgttttcctttcttcctcctcctcagcctgtaagatctttttttctctctttttgaatGGTAAATAAGCTTCCTCTTGGTGCAACCTTAAATGATTGAATCTACCGTTTCATAGTTGGGCCAGGCTTTGGCATCATGAGGTGATAGTTGAACCAACTCACAGCCTGAAATCTATATCAGGGAGTGTTCAGGAGTTGGGAATCAGGACTCGCCCTAGGGCTAAAAAAGTTTGGGCCATCACTTGGTCTGTGGGTTGTACCCAAAGCCCAACAACTTTAAGCTGGTCCAGGCCTGTGCCTACAGACATAGCCTATACATTGGattcaacaatatttttaagGGACTACTTAGTGACTTAGCTCAGCTGTAGGGGTTGGGGACTATAAGCCCAACTGCTCATTTTtgtcctcattttttttttaatgtattattGTGTTACGCAGGGTCACTATCATAtataggtttctttttttttttggtggaaatcaTATATATGTTTCATGCTACTATGAATATGAAGCATGTGGTCCAAAGCTTAAGCTGCCATATCTCTCGCCCTATCTTTACATTCCAATTTAATGATTCTTTTTAGGTAGATAACTTTCAATTCCATTGCAACTCCCCCAATTTCTCCTAAATATCAAAGTTATTATCAATATGACAATATGTGATCCATGGAACGCCTTCCTCTTGCAGCATCACTCCCCACCTAGTATAtgcaattaattaattaattaatttcttaaaaAAGGACAAAATGAGCTCTATTTTTAGGAAGATAATTGTGATTTGTGATAGTTTCAACATAAGAGAGACGGTTTTGCCCCAATTAATGAAAACCCACtttcaattaaataaattatcATATTGACCATTATCTAATTTGATTGTTTATAGTGGAGTGGAGAAAGTTTTTGAACATTGGAAGTTGGAACATCGCGCAAATTTTTTTGGTTAGAGAATATTGCCTAAAACACTTTAAACGCTAGCTATTAAAAAATGGTGTTCAATCTTCACATCGGGCTATTCATATCCGATGTGGGATTATTAGTTCTGCTTTTTGTGTGG is a window from the Macadamia integrifolia cultivar HAES 741 chromosome 5, SCU_Mint_v3, whole genome shotgun sequence genome containing:
- the LOC122080367 gene encoding oleosin G-like, whose amino-acid sequence is MADRYGSQVQAQRAGGGGGGGGGGGGGGGGGGVMRKLHEHAPNSTQLMGFLTLVISGGILLLLTGLTLTATVVGLIFFAPLIVLASPIWVPVGTMLFIGLAGLLSACGFVVAVVAGLSWIYNYVRGRHPPGSQRVDYARSRLADTANHVKDYAREYGGFLHTRVKDAAPGA